A part of Desulfomicrobium baculatum DSM 4028 genomic DNA contains:
- the pheA gene encoding prephenate dehydratase: MNSSTQRLTEIRTQIDDLDERILDLLNKRASLSREVGQLKSDSLDIVFKPFREKEVLSRLNALSPGILPEDHLRAIYREILSSSRRLQQPQTVAYLGPEGTFTHLAGLEYLGRSMDFTPCPTLHDVFLTVASRKADLGVIPLENSLQGSVGQSLDLFLQYNVYIHAELFSRISHALLAVNADLSSVRTVYSHPQALAQCSGWLRTNVPQASVIPTESTAAAAAQAEREGDGSAAIGHPRLVERYGLKAVALDIQDLPDNWTRFLVIGPTPTVGSSRDKTSLLFTTPDRPGALAAILNLLADQGLNLTKLESRPLKGEKWKYVFFMDVECDLSQEQYENTMNNLTSLCHTMRVLGSYPTGPHLYGAGMVQEQA; encoded by the coding sequence ATGAACTCGTCCACGCAGCGCCTGACCGAGATCCGGACCCAGATCGACGACCTGGACGAACGGATCCTCGATCTCTTGAACAAACGCGCTTCTTTAAGCCGCGAAGTGGGCCAGCTCAAATCCGATTCCCTGGACATCGTCTTCAAGCCCTTCCGCGAAAAGGAAGTTTTGAGCCGCCTGAACGCCTTGAGCCCCGGCATCCTGCCCGAAGATCACCTGCGCGCCATCTACCGCGAGATCCTGTCCTCCTCCCGCCGCCTGCAGCAGCCCCAGACCGTGGCCTACCTCGGCCCCGAGGGCACCTTCACGCATCTGGCGGGCCTTGAGTACTTGGGCCGCTCCATGGACTTCACCCCCTGCCCGACCCTGCACGACGTCTTTTTGACCGTGGCCTCGCGCAAGGCGGACCTTGGCGTCATTCCGCTCGAAAACTCCCTGCAGGGCAGCGTGGGCCAGAGCCTGGACCTCTTCCTGCAGTACAATGTCTATATCCACGCCGAGCTTTTCAGCCGCATCAGCCATGCTTTGCTCGCCGTGAACGCCGACCTGTCCTCCGTGCGCACGGTCTATTCCCATCCTCAGGCCCTGGCCCAGTGCTCCGGATGGCTGCGCACCAACGTGCCCCAGGCCTCCGTCATCCCCACCGAGAGCACGGCCGCGGCCGCGGCCCAGGCCGAGCGCGAGGGCGACGGCTCCGCAGCCATCGGGCACCCAAGGCTGGTGGAACGCTATGGCCTGAAAGCCGTGGCGCTGGACATCCAGGACCTGCCGGACAACTGGACCCGCTTTCTGGTCATCGGGCCCACGCCGACGGTCGGCAGCAGTCGCGACAAGACCTCCCTCCTGTTCACCACGCCGGACCGGCCCGGCGCCCTGGCCGCCATCCTGAACCTGCTGGCCGACCAGGGGCTGAACCTGACCAAGCTGGAATCGCGGCCCCTCAAGGGCGAAAAATGGAAATACGTCTTCTTCATGGACGTGGAATGCGACCTGTCCCAGGAACAGTATGAAAACACCATGAACAACCTGACCAGCCTCTGCCACACCATGCGCGTGCTCGGCAGCTACCCCACGGGCCCGCACCTCTACGGCGCTGGCATGGTCCAGGAGCAGGCATGA
- a CDS encoding 3-dehydroquinate synthase II family protein — translation MKKVLFSGVPFDKGEITLALESGVDAVIVEREHVASVQALSKIPVLAAEDQPYVLLASKADEEEAVRLLAQGRDVILREGWEIIPVENILAQSEHLAVEAASLERARLAAGILERGVETVVVLPQAAADLKTIVRELKLSQGIMELETATVTAVTSAGLGHRVCVDTMSLLKSGQGMLVGNSSAFTFLINAETESNPYVAPRPFRINAGAVHAYAAMPGDRTTYLDELKTGTEVLIVGADGSTTLATVGRCKVEIRPMLLIEAEAGGKIGTLFLQNAETIRMVRDDGRPVSVVDLKIGDKVLCRTDQAGRHFGMRITEEIKE, via the coding sequence ATGAAAAAAGTACTCTTTTCCGGCGTCCCCTTTGACAAGGGCGAGATCACCCTGGCTCTGGAATCCGGCGTGGACGCGGTCATCGTCGAGCGCGAGCACGTCGCCTCGGTGCAGGCCCTGAGCAAGATCCCGGTCCTGGCCGCCGAAGACCAGCCCTATGTCCTCCTGGCCTCCAAGGCAGACGAGGAAGAGGCCGTGAGGCTCCTGGCCCAGGGCAGGGACGTCATCCTGAGGGAAGGCTGGGAAATCATCCCCGTGGAAAACATCCTGGCCCAGTCCGAACATCTAGCCGTGGAGGCCGCAAGCCTGGAACGGGCACGCCTCGCGGCGGGCATCCTGGAGCGCGGGGTCGAAACCGTGGTCGTCCTGCCTCAAGCCGCCGCAGATCTTAAAACCATTGTCCGCGAACTCAAACTGAGCCAGGGAATCATGGAACTGGAAACCGCGACGGTCACCGCCGTCACCTCCGCAGGACTCGGACACCGCGTCTGCGTGGACACCATGAGCCTCCTTAAATCCGGTCAAGGCATGCTGGTCGGCAATTCCAGCGCCTTCACCTTCCTCATCAACGCCGAGACCGAATCCAACCCCTACGTGGCCCCCCGCCCGTTCCGCATCAATGCCGGAGCCGTACACGCCTACGCGGCCATGCCCGGGGACAGAACCACGTACCTGGATGAACTCAAAACCGGAACAGAAGTGCTCATCGTCGGCGCCGACGGTTCGACCACCCTGGCCACGGTGGGCCGCTGCAAGGTCGAGATCCGGCCCATGCTGCTCATCGAAGCCGAGGCGGGTGGCAAGATCGGCACCCTCTTCCTGCAGAACGCCGAGACCATCCGCATGGTCCGCGACGACGGCCGCCCGGTCAGCGTGGTCGACCTCAAGATCGGCGACAAGGTGCTGTGCCGCACGGATCAGGCCGGACGGCATTTCGGCATGCGCATCACCGAGGAGATCAAGGAATGA
- a CDS encoding 2-amino-3,7-dideoxy-D-threo-hept-6-ulosonate synthase yields MNMGKSVRLERIFNRNTGRSIIVPLDHGTTVGPIEGLVDLRSTVNKVAEGGANAVLMHKGLPRCSHRGHGRDVGLIIHLSASTTLSPFPNAKILVGTVEDGIKLGADAVSVHLNLGDESERDMLRDMGQVASKCAEWGMPLLAMVYARGPKVKSEWDPATVAHCARLAEELGADVIKVVYTGDPESFSRVTEGCCIPIVIAGGPRMESPRDIIQMAHDSVAAGGAGLSMGRNIFQAENPTRLVQALHAVVHMDYSVDQALALLEEPKL; encoded by the coding sequence ATGAACATGGGAAAAAGCGTACGACTGGAGAGGATCTTCAACCGCAACACGGGCCGCAGCATCATCGTGCCCCTGGACCACGGGACCACGGTCGGCCCCATCGAAGGACTGGTCGACCTGCGCTCCACAGTGAACAAGGTGGCCGAAGGCGGAGCCAACGCGGTGCTCATGCACAAGGGCCTGCCGCGTTGCTCGCACCGGGGCCATGGCCGCGACGTGGGCCTCATCATTCACCTTTCGGCCAGCACCACGCTGTCCCCCTTCCCCAATGCCAAGATCCTGGTCGGCACGGTCGAAGACGGGATCAAGCTCGGCGCGGATGCGGTGTCCGTGCACCTGAACCTCGGTGACGAGTCCGAACGCGACATGCTGCGCGACATGGGTCAGGTCGCCTCCAAATGCGCCGAATGGGGCATGCCGCTCCTGGCCATGGTTTACGCCCGCGGCCCCAAGGTCAAATCCGAATGGGATCCGGCCACCGTGGCGCACTGCGCTCGCCTGGCGGAAGAACTTGGCGCCGACGTGATCAAGGTCGTATACACCGGAGACCCGGAGTCCTTTTCCAGAGTGACCGAAGGCTGCTGCATTCCCATCGTCATTGCCGGCGGCCCGCGCATGGAATCTCCGCGCGACATCATCCAGATGGCTCATGACTCTGTTGCCGCCGGCGGCGCAGGCCTGTCCATGGGTCGCAACATCTTCCAGGCCGAAAACCCGACCCGCCTGGTGCAGGCCTTGCACGCAGTGGTGCACATGGATTACTCCGTCGATCAGGCCCTGGCCCTGCTTGAAGAACCCAAACTCTAG